The Oreochromis niloticus isolate F11D_XX linkage group LG15, O_niloticus_UMD_NMBU, whole genome shotgun sequence genome includes a region encoding these proteins:
- the mcm3 gene encoding DNA replication licensing factor MCM3: MATDVADDREMREAQRDYLDFLDDDQDQGIYQSKVRDMISENKARLIVNINDLRRRNEARAAKLMNNAFEELLAFQRALKDLVASVDGTYAKQYEEFFIGLEGSFGSKHVSPRTLTSRLLGSMVCVEGIITKCSLVRPKVVRSVHYCPATKKTMERKYTDLTSLDAFPSSAIYPTKDEENNPLETEFGLSIYKDHQTITVQEMPEKAPAGQLPRSVDIILDNDLVDAVKPGDRVQVVGTYRCLPGKKGGFTSGTFRTIMIACHIKQMSKEVSPCFTADDVAKIRNFSRTRSKDVFDQLARSLAPSIHGHEYIKKAILCMLLGGVEKVLENGSRIRGDINILLIGDPSVAKSQLLRYVLHTAPRAIPTTGRGSSGVGLTAAVTTDQETGERRLEAGAMVLADRGVVCIDEFDKMSDMDRTAIHEVMEQGRVTIAKAGIHARLNARCSVLAAANPVYGRYDQYKTPMENIGLQDSLLSRFDLLFIMLDQMDPEQDREISDHVLRMHRYRDPREQEGAAMALGGTVDVLATEDPDAAVEEHEELQIYEKHNNLLHGSKRKRDKIVSKEFMRKYIHIAKAVTPVLTEEAANHIAEEYSRLRSQEQLGADLARTSPVTARTLETLIRLSTAHAKARMSKAVELQDSEVAVELVQFAYFKKVLEKEKKRSRQERDSDSEEEEEMPTQRSQRAVRKRGRRGSQGSEPYSPYDFSEDQEVPEIQAGTPKPAKPREDEPMDASLQAEDAELSAERLKEFKSSLFAVFQSAHAQSVKMSALMDDINKERQNTFAEAEVRAALARMQDDNQVMVADDIIFLI; this comes from the exons CAAGACCAGGGCATCTATCAGAGCAAAGTCCGGGACATGATCAGCGAGAATAAGGCTCGGCTCATCGTCAACATCAACGACCTGAGGAGACGCAACGAGGCCCGAGCTGCAAA ACTGATGAACAATGCATTTGAAGAGCTGCTGGCCTTCCAGCGGGCCCTGAAGGACCTGGTGGCCTCTGTTGACGGCACCTACGCCAAGCAGTACGAGGAGTTCTTCATCGGCCTGGAGGGGAGCTTTGGATCTAAGCATGTCTCTCCTCGAACGCTCACCTCCCGACTGCTGGGCAGCATGGTTTGTGTGGAGGGCATCATTACAAAGT GTTCCCTCGTCCGTCCCAAAGTAGTGCGCAGCGTTCACTACTGTCCAGCCACTAAGAAGACGATGGAGAGGAAGTACACGGACCTGACCTCCCTGGATGCCTTCCCCTCCAGTGCCATTTACCCCACCAAG GACGAAGAGAACAATCCTCTGGAGACAGAGTTTGGGCTGTCCATCTACAAGGACCACCAAACCATCACAGTGCAGGAGATGCCTGAGAAAGCTCCCGCTGGCCAGCTTCCGCGCTCTGTGGACATCATTTTGGACAACGACCTGGTGGATGCAGTCAAACCAGGAGACCGGGTGCAGGTGGTTGGGACGTACCGCTGTCTGCCTGGCAAGAAGGGAGGATTCACCTCTGGCACGTTCAG GACCATCATGATCGCCTGCCACATCAAACAAATGAGCAAGGAGGTGTCTCCGTGCTTCACTGCTGACGACGTGGCCAAAATCAGGAACTTCAGTCGGACTCGTTCCAAA GATGTCTTCGATCAGCTCGCACGTTCCTTGGCTCCCAGTATCCACGGCCACGAGTACATCAAGAAGGCCATCCTCTGCATGCTGCTGGGAGGCGTGGAGAAGGTCCTCGAGAACGGCTCGCGAATCAGAGGAGACATCAACATCCTGCTCATCG GTGACCCATCGGTGGCCAAATCCCAGCTCCTGCGTTACGTTCTCCACACAGCACCCCGAGCTATACCTACGACTGGACGCGGTTCATCTGGTGTGGGTCTGACCGCTGCCGTCACCACGGATCAGGAGACGG GCGAGCGGCGTCTAGAGGCTGGGGCCATGGTGCTGGCGGACCGCGGCGTGGTGTGCATCGACGAGTTCGACAAGATGTCCGACATGGACCGCACAGCCATCCACGAGGTGATGGAGCAGGGCCGTGTAACAATCGCCAAGGCCGGTATCCACGCCCGTCTCAATGCCCGCTGCTCTGTACTGGCTGCTGCCAACCCCGTCTACGGCCGA TACGATCAGTATAAAACCCCCATGGAGAACATCGGCCTCCAGGATTCGCTGCTGTCGCGTTTTGACCTCCTCTTCATCATGCTGGATCAGATGGACCCTGAGCAGGATCGTGAGATCTCGGACCACGTGCTCAGGATGCACCGCTACCGTGACCCCCGCGAACAGGAAGGAGCCG CCATGGCTTTGGGCGGGACCGTAGACGTCCTGGCGACAGAAGATCCAGATGCTGCAGTCGAGGAGCACGAGGAGCTGCAGATCTATGAGAAGCACAACAACCTGCTGCACGGAAGCAAGAGGAAGAG ggATAAAATTGTGAGTAAGGAGTTCATGAGGAAGTACATCCACATCGCCAAGGCTGTGACTCCTGTGCTCACAGAGGAGGCGGCCAATCACATCGCAGAGGAGTACTCGAGGCTGAGGAGTCAGGAACAGCTGGGGGCCGATCTGGCCAGG ACCTCTCCGGTGACGGCTCGGACTCTAGAGACTCTGATCCGTCTGTCCACGGCACACGCCAAGGCCCGCATGAGCAAAGCTGTGGAGCTGCAGGACTCGGAGGTCGCAGTGGAGCTCGTCCAGTTTGCCTACTTTAAAAAG GTTttggagaaggagaagaaacGTTCACGACAGGAGCGCGACTCTGattcagaggaggaggaggagatgccCACACAGCGTTCACAGCGAGCTGTGAGGAAGAG GGGGCGACGTGGCTCTCAGGGCAGTGAGCCCTACAGCCCGTATGACTTCAGTGAAGACCAGGAAGTCCCTGAGA TTCAGGCTGGCACCCCGAAACCAGCCAAGCCGAGAGAGGACGAGCCCATGGATGCCTCGCTGCAGGCTGAAGATGCTGAGCTGTCTGCAGAGag GCTGAAGGAGTTCAAGTCGTCGCTGTTCGCCGTGTTCCAGTCTGCTCACGCTCAGTCGGTGAAGATGAGCGCGCTGATGGACGACATCAACAAGGAGCGTCAGAATACGTTTGCAGAGGCCGAGGTGCGTGCCGCTTTGGCTCGCATGCAGGATGACAACCAAGTCATGGTGGCTGATGACATCATCTTCCTCATTTga
- the il17a/f3 gene encoding interleukin 17a/f3 yields the protein MLLVLRALLVLSLAPLLHGARKSQSVSAKLGPRAGLKGNSVRLVIDPSVLPHFTAKSPSSIANMSLSPWTYIDSSVDSRLPRHISNAQCLTTGCLSPQGGGEDRALEAKPIKYEVLVLHRVLKPSKKKGRQARKQYIFTLGTEVITAGCTCVRPTVIPQG from the exons ATGCTGCTG GTGTTGAGAGCTTTGCTGGTCCTGAGTTTGGCTCCCCTGCTGCACGGCGCCAGGAAAAGCCAGTCGGTCTCAGCAAAGCTGGGGCCCAGAGCTGGGCTGAAGGGCAACAGTGTGAGGTTGGTTATAGATCCTTCAGTGCTGCCGCACTTCACCGCAAAATCTCCCTCAAGCATCGCCAACATGTCTCTGTCACCGTGGACGTACAT TGACTCGTCAGTGGACTCTCGTTTGCCCAGGCATATCTCAAACGCCCAGTGCCTCACCACTGGCTGTCTGAGTCCACAGGGAGGAGGGGAGGACAGAGCCCTGGAGGCTAAACCCATCAAGTATGAAGTTCTGGTCCTCCACAG GGTCCTCAAACCGTCTAAGAAAAAAGGGAGGCAGGCGAGGAAGCAGTACATCTTCACACTGGGGACAGAGGTGATCACAGCCGGCTGTACCTGTGTGAGGCCCACTGTCATACCTCAGGGGTAG